The following proteins are co-located in the Phocoena phocoena chromosome 1, mPhoPho1.1, whole genome shotgun sequence genome:
- the LOC136124773 gene encoding cytochrome c oxidase subunit 6C-like: MAPDSLTKPQMCSLLAKRLRFHIVGALTVSLGVATFCKFAVAEPRKKAYADFYRNYDSIKHFEDM; this comes from the exons ATGGCCCCAGA TTCTTTGACGAAACCTCAGATGTGTAGCCTTCTGGCCAAGCGCCTGCGATTTCATATTGTTGGAGCGCTCACTGTCTCCCTAGGAGTTGCAACTTTCTGTAAGTTTGCTGTGGCTGAACCAAGAAAGAAGGCATATGCAGATTTCTATAGAAATTATGATTCCATAAAACATTTTGAAGACATGTGA